In one Pseudomonas tensinigenes genomic region, the following are encoded:
- a CDS encoding glycerate kinase type-2 family protein gives MSVDPQQLLRELFATAIDAAHPNQVLEAYLPADRSGRVIVIGAGKAAAAMAQVVERSWQGEVSGLVVTRYGHGAPCEKIEVVEAAHPVPDAAGLAVAKRVLELVSNLTEDDRVIFLLSGGGSALLALPAAGITLADKQSINKALLKSGATIGEMNCVRKHLSAIKGGRLGKACWPATVYTYAISDVPGDLATVIASGPTVADPSTSAEALAIIKRYGIEIPVSVRTWLQSPESETVKPGDPSLARSHFQLIARPQQSLDAAAVKCRQAGFSTLILGDLEGESREVAKVHAGIARQIIHHGQPLAAPCVILSGGETTVTVRGNGRGGRNAEFLLSLTDSLKGQPGVYALAGDTDGIDGSEDNAGAIMTPDSYARAAALGLSASDELDNNNGYGYFAALDALIVTEPTRTNVNDFRAILILESCKS, from the coding sequence ATGTCGGTCGATCCGCAACAACTGCTGCGCGAGCTGTTTGCCACAGCCATCGACGCGGCCCATCCGAACCAGGTCCTCGAAGCCTATTTGCCCGCCGATCGTAGCGGCCGGGTGATCGTCATCGGTGCCGGCAAAGCCGCCGCCGCGATGGCGCAAGTGGTCGAGCGCAGTTGGCAAGGTGAAGTCTCTGGCCTGGTTGTGACCCGTTACGGTCACGGCGCCCCGTGCGAAAAAATCGAAGTGGTCGAAGCCGCGCATCCGGTACCGGACGCCGCCGGTCTGGCCGTGGCCAAACGCGTGCTCGAACTGGTCAGCAACCTGACCGAAGACGACCGCGTGATCTTCCTGCTCTCCGGTGGTGGCTCTGCCCTGCTGGCGTTGCCGGCCGCAGGCATCACCCTCGCTGACAAGCAGTCGATCAACAAAGCCCTGCTCAAATCCGGCGCGACCATCGGCGAGATGAACTGCGTGCGCAAGCACCTCTCGGCGATCAAGGGCGGGCGTCTGGGCAAGGCCTGCTGGCCTGCCACTGTTTATACCTACGCGATTTCCGATGTACCGGGCGACCTCGCCACGGTCATCGCTTCCGGCCCGACCGTGGCCGATCCAAGCACCTCCGCCGAAGCGCTGGCGATCATCAAACGCTACGGCATCGAGATTCCGGTTTCGGTACGCACCTGGCTGCAAAGCCCTGAGTCGGAAACCGTGAAACCCGGTGATCCAAGCCTCGCGCGCAGCCACTTCCAGTTGATCGCTCGCCCTCAGCAATCACTGGACGCTGCGGCGGTGAAATGCCGTCAGGCCGGTTTCAGCACGCTGATCCTCGGCGACCTCGAAGGTGAGTCGCGCGAAGTGGCAAAGGTCCACGCCGGTATCGCCCGCCAGATCATCCATCACGGCCAGCCATTGGCGGCACCGTGCGTGATTCTCTCCGGCGGCGAAACCACCGTGACCGTGCGCGGCAATGGCCGTGGCGGGCGCAACGCCGAGTTCCTCCTTAGCCTCACCGACAGCCTCAAAGGCCAGCCCGGGGTTTACGCCTTGGCCGGTGACACCGACGGCATCGACGGCTCGGAAGACAACGCCGGCGCAATCATGACCCCGGACAGCTACGCCCGCGCCGCCGCTCTTGGCCTGAGCGCCAGCGACGAGTTGGATAACAACAACGGCTACGGCTATTTCGCGGCGCTCGATGCGCTGATCGTCACCGAGCCGACCCGCACCAACGTCAACGACTTCCGCGCCATCCTGATCCTTGAGAGCTGCAAATCATGA
- a CDS encoding 2-hydroxy-3-oxopropionate reductase, translated as MAKIGFIGTGIMGHPMASNLQKAGHSLFLSAHHDAAPADLVAAGAVALANPREVAQEAEFIIVMVPDTPQVDDVLFRADGVAAGLSKGKIVIDMSSISPTATKAFAAKINEKGAQYLDAPVSGGEVGAKAATLSIMIGGDADAFERALPLFQAMGKNITLVGGNGDGQTAKVANQIIVALNIQAVAEALLFASKNGADPAKVREALMGGFASSKILEVHGERMIKGTFDPGFRISLHQKDLNLALQGAKELNINLPNTANAQQVFSTCAAIGGSNWDHSALIKGLEHMANFSIRDNK; from the coding sequence ATGGCTAAAATCGGATTTATCGGCACCGGCATCATGGGCCACCCAATGGCTTCGAACCTGCAGAAAGCCGGTCACAGCCTGTTCCTGTCGGCGCACCACGACGCCGCCCCTGCCGACCTGGTCGCCGCTGGCGCCGTCGCCCTGGCCAACCCGCGCGAAGTGGCGCAGGAAGCTGAATTCATCATCGTCATGGTCCCGGATACCCCGCAGGTAGACGACGTACTGTTCCGCGCCGACGGCGTTGCCGCCGGCCTGAGCAAAGGCAAGATCGTTATCGACATGAGCTCGATCTCGCCGACTGCGACCAAAGCCTTCGCGGCGAAGATCAACGAGAAAGGCGCGCAGTACCTCGACGCACCGGTTTCCGGCGGTGAAGTCGGCGCCAAAGCTGCGACCCTGAGTATCATGATCGGTGGCGACGCCGATGCCTTCGAACGCGCACTGCCGCTGTTCCAGGCCATGGGCAAGAACATCACCTTGGTCGGTGGCAACGGCGACGGTCAGACCGCCAAAGTGGCTAACCAGATCATCGTTGCGCTGAACATTCAGGCCGTCGCTGAAGCCCTGCTGTTCGCTTCGAAAAACGGTGCTGATCCAGCCAAGGTGCGTGAAGCACTGATGGGCGGTTTCGCCTCCTCGAAGATCCTCGAAGTGCACGGCGAGCGCATGATCAAAGGCACTTTCGATCCAGGCTTCCGCATCAGCCTGCACCAGAAGGACCTGAACCTGGCCCTGCAAGGCGCCAAAGAGCTGAACATCAACCTGCCGAACACCGCCAACGCCCAGCAAGTATTCAGCACCTGCGCAGCGATCGGTGGCAGCAACTGGGACCACTCGGCGCTGATCAAAGGTCTGGAACACATGGCCAACTTCTCGATTCGCGATAACAAATAA
- the hyi gene encoding hydroxypyruvate isomerase — MPRFAANLSMLFTEQDFLARFDAAAKAGFSGVEYLFPYDFSSAEIKAKLDANGLTQVLFNLPAGDWAKGERGIACLPDRVEEFRAGVDLAIAYAQVLGNTQINCLAGIRPQGVDDVTVEKTFVANLKYAADKLQAAGIKLVMEAINTRDIPGFYLNNTAQALSIREQVGSANLFLQYDIYHMQIMEGDLARTLQSHLGEINHVQLADNPGRNEPGTGEINYRFLFEHLDRIGYQGWVGCEYKPLTTTEAGLGWLKTHNAI; from the coding sequence ATGCCGCGTTTCGCAGCCAACCTGTCCATGCTGTTCACCGAACAGGATTTCCTTGCCCGTTTCGACGCCGCCGCCAAGGCTGGCTTCAGCGGCGTTGAATACCTGTTCCCGTACGACTTCAGTTCCGCTGAAATCAAAGCCAAGCTCGACGCCAACGGTCTGACCCAAGTGCTGTTCAACCTGCCGGCCGGTGACTGGGCCAAGGGCGAACGCGGTATCGCGTGTCTGCCGGATCGGGTTGAAGAGTTCCGCGCCGGTGTCGATCTGGCGATTGCTTACGCACAAGTGCTGGGCAACACCCAGATCAACTGCCTGGCCGGTATCCGTCCACAAGGCGTTGACGATGTCACCGTGGAAAAAACCTTCGTTGCCAACCTGAAATACGCGGCCGACAAGCTGCAAGCGGCGGGCATCAAACTGGTGATGGAAGCGATCAACACCCGCGACATCCCGGGCTTCTACCTGAACAACACGGCGCAAGCCCTGTCGATTCGCGAACAGGTCGGCAGCGCCAACCTGTTCCTGCAATACGACATCTATCACATGCAAATCATGGAAGGCGATCTGGCCCGCACCCTGCAATCGCACCTGGGCGAGATCAACCATGTGCAGCTCGCGGACAACCCGGGGCGCAACGAACCAGGCACCGGTGAAATCAACTACCGCTTCCTGTTCGAACACCTTGATCGCATCGGTTATCAGGGTTGGGTTGGCTGTGAATACAAGCCACTGACCACCACCGAAGCAGGCCTCGGCTGGCTGAAAACGCATAACGCTATCTAA
- the gcl gene encoding glyoxylate carboligase, with product MSKMRAIEAAVLVMRREGVDTAFGIPGAAINPLYSALQKVGGIDHVLARHVEGASHMAEGYTRTKAGNIGVCIGTSGPAGTDMVTGLYSASADSIPILCITGQAPRARMHKEDFQAVDITSIVKPVTKWATTVLEPGQVPYAFQKAFFEMRSGRPGPVLIDLPFDVQMAEIEFDIDAYQPLPLAKPTATRVQVEKALALLDQAERPLLVAGGGIINADASDLLVEFAELTGIPVIPTLMGWGTIPDDHPLMVGMVGLQTSHRYGNATMLKSDVVLGIGNRWANRHTGSVDVYTEGRKFIHVDIEGTQIGRVFTPDLGIVSDAAAALTVFIEVAREWQAAGKLKNRSAWLQDCQQRKASLHRKTHFDNVPVKPQRVYEEMNQVFGKDTCYVSTIGLSQIAGAQFLHVYKPRHWINCGQAGPLGWTIPAALGVVKADPSRKVVALSGDYDFQFMIEELAVGAQFKLPYIHVVVNNSYLGLIRQAQRGFEMDYCVQLSFDNLNAPELNGYGVDHVAVAEGLGCKALRVFEPSEIAPALRKAEQMIEEFKVPVIVEIILERVTNISMGTEINAVNEFEDLALVGNDAPTAISLLD from the coding sequence ATGAGCAAAATGAGAGCAATCGAAGCCGCCGTTCTGGTGATGCGCCGTGAAGGGGTTGATACCGCTTTTGGCATCCCGGGCGCTGCCATCAACCCGCTGTACTCCGCCTTGCAGAAAGTCGGTGGCATCGATCACGTCCTTGCTCGCCACGTTGAAGGCGCCTCGCACATGGCCGAGGGTTACACCCGCACCAAGGCCGGCAACATCGGCGTATGCATCGGGACTTCCGGCCCTGCCGGTACCGACATGGTCACCGGGCTCTACAGCGCCTCGGCCGACTCGATTCCAATCCTCTGCATCACCGGCCAGGCACCCCGCGCCCGTATGCACAAGGAAGACTTCCAGGCTGTCGACATCACCAGCATCGTCAAGCCAGTCACCAAGTGGGCGACCACTGTTCTGGAACCGGGCCAGGTGCCTTACGCGTTCCAGAAAGCGTTCTTTGAAATGCGCTCCGGCCGTCCAGGCCCAGTGCTGATCGATCTGCCGTTCGACGTGCAGATGGCCGAAATCGAATTCGACATCGACGCTTACCAGCCGCTGCCATTGGCCAAACCGACTGCGACCCGCGTTCAGGTCGAGAAGGCTTTGGCTTTGCTGGATCAGGCTGAGCGTCCATTGCTGGTGGCCGGCGGCGGCATCATCAACGCCGACGCCAGCGATCTGCTGGTTGAATTCGCTGAGCTGACCGGCATCCCGGTGATCCCGACCCTGATGGGCTGGGGCACTATCCCGGACGATCACCCGCTGATGGTGGGCATGGTTGGCCTGCAGACTTCGCACCGTTACGGCAACGCGACCATGCTGAAATCCGACGTGGTGTTGGGGATCGGTAACCGTTGGGCCAACCGTCACACCGGTTCGGTTGACGTTTACACCGAAGGTCGCAAGTTCATTCACGTCGACATCGAAGGCACGCAGATCGGTCGTGTGTTCACGCCGGATCTGGGCATCGTTTCCGACGCCGCTGCAGCACTGACCGTGTTCATCGAAGTGGCGCGTGAGTGGCAAGCCGCCGGCAAGTTGAAAAACCGCAGTGCCTGGCTACAAGACTGCCAGCAGCGTAAAGCCAGCCTGCATCGCAAGACCCACTTCGACAACGTGCCGGTCAAACCACAGCGCGTTTACGAAGAAATGAACCAGGTGTTCGGCAAGGACACCTGCTACGTCAGCACCATTGGTCTGTCGCAGATTGCCGGCGCGCAGTTCCTGCACGTCTACAAGCCGCGTCACTGGATCAACTGTGGCCAGGCCGGCCCGTTGGGCTGGACCATTCCGGCAGCGCTGGGCGTGGTGAAGGCCGATCCGAGCCGGAAAGTCGTGGCCCTGTCGGGGGACTATGACTTCCAGTTCATGATCGAAGAACTGGCGGTCGGCGCTCAGTTCAAACTGCCGTACATCCACGTCGTGGTGAACAACTCGTACCTGGGTCTGATCCGTCAGGCACAGCGCGGGTTCGAAATGGACTACTGCGTGCAGCTGTCCTTCGATAACCTGAACGCGCCGGAACTCAACGGTTACGGTGTTGACCACGTCGCAGTGGCTGAAGGCCTCGGCTGTAAAGCGCTGCGTGTGTTCGAGCCATCGGAAATCGCCCCTGCCCTGCGCAAGGCCGAACAGATGATCGAAGAGTTCAAGGTGCCGGTGATCGTCGAGATCATTCTGGAGCGTGTGACCAACATCTCCATGGGTACCGAGATCAACGCCGTCAACGAATTCGAAGACCTGGCGCTGGTCGGCAACGATGCGCCAACGGCGATTTCGCTGCTTGATTGA